ATTGATGGCCATTCAGTACAAGCAGTACTATTTACAGAGCCTTCGGAAGGGACTTTCATCACGGGGACTTTCGTCGCGTCGGAATGCGGTTGCAATGACCACGGTTCTCGCGCTTGATGAGGTGAGTTCATCGCTAGAGCACGAGAAAACTTACTGACTACGTAGATTACTTGTGGAGATCATCTTGTCGCTGCAAAACATGTACTGGGCGCCATGAAGATGGTCGAAGAGGCCGGTGGACTTGAACGGCTTGGGCTTAATCATCTTGTTCGCTATGTCCTCTACAACCTCATGTTCGGCAAGCGACTATCAGAATGGGATATGGATCTCCATCTTGCCTCAACACTCATGACACCAGACTCAATACTACCCTAGTCATGCCAAAACAAATCCCGAAACAGTAGCGCTCATTCCACAACCCCTATGAATTGGTCACCCGATCGCGATGTTCCGACTCATGCTCATTTCTCTGACACGGTCTGGCGCATCTGTCGGTCTCGTCTAGCTAGTGGCGCAACGTGTTATCTCTACGTTAAGGCTGGCATGCAAAGCTAGACGGATAAAGTATACAAGGTTAAAAAAATGCATAGTTGCTTATTTTCGAGACTCGGGCGGTAGTGAAACATTCTCAAGGATCACCTGAGACCTTTTGATATGAATCTAGTGCCACAAATTTCCGCGCGAGTTCCGGACGTCGGCAGGCGGTCAATGGTCTAGAACCCTGATATTATGATTGATATGACCCTTGGATAATCATGAGTGCGTTGTCTTTCAGCTCTTTAATTACTTGAGCTTCTGGTTCAGTCGATTTGCCCCAAAAATCAGACAAGCTTTGACGATCCGTTCTCGCAAGGAAACAACATCTCAAAGCCAACTGATATTGAAATTAGATGGCTGGGTCTCAGCCCGCCCTATTACGGTTCTCGTTTATGTGAAAGGGGTCTAGGAATCTTGGTTCAAGCTTAAAGAAAGCCTATACGTTGGATTGCTTCAGCCTGCGAGCCAAGTAGTCTGGGCATCGGCCGTCGGCAAGTCAGATTCCACCCCAGAAATGAGGTTTTAATGGTTCAAAAGCCGTGATTGGGCAATTGTTCAGGGAAGGCTGTGACTAAACCGAGGGCCCGAGACATTGTGTTCACTACCCCTTCAGCTCATGAGCCGACACTTGCCCCCGACTTTAACTCAATTGTAATGATAGCGGAGCCTCTCGGTGATTTCTAAGCCAAGAAAGAATTGAACGAGAACGTCTGGGCATGTTATTGTGTATGCAATGTGTGGTTCAGACAAACACCAAAACTTCTGCTCGCCAAGCCGGCAACAACATGATCTCCCTTCAATGCCTTCTTGGCACTGCAGCATTTTTCGCTCGAATACGAGGTCATCTGATGAAACCTATCAAATATGCATCTGAAACATTCTCAAGGGACGTGTCTCGCGTGAGGTAAATCTTTGACCCCTTGAAGCCTTTGACAGGCTGGCACTCTAATCTGGGGAAATATCGAATTTCCCCAATTCCAGCGGCCCTCCCCCAGATTCCGAACTAGTCTATCGTGGCTCTAAATGAAGCTAAACTGAAGATCTCCGAGGGAAGTTCTGAGGTAAGATTTGAGTATAAGAAGACCGTGGACGTCTCTCCAaatcaacttcttcagctcagcCAGCATCACTCCTTCACAGCCGGTTGCGTCTGCCACTCTTTTCTAACCCAGTTTCACATTCACTCTTTTTGTTTTCTGTTTTACATCCAACTTAATCACACTCTTTTCTGATATCCATCTTTCAAGATGAGATACTCCCTCGGTTTCTCTGGTCTTTTGAccatggccttgagctcGACTGGCCTCGCCCAGTCTACTCCTGGACCTACCACCACCGACTTCTCCACCTCTGGTGGAATGAACGTCCCCACCTCGGTCACCTCTCAGCTGCCCATCACCTTCGTCACCACCATGACCACCATGGCCAGACCTACCAAGTCTCCCGTCCCTGGCAAGTGTGAATGCGGCACTGGAACCTGCTTCACTCCCGAGATCTGCAGCATCGAGTGTACCACCATCTACGATGAGTGCTGCGCTATTCCCGGTGCCGATATCGCTATCTGCAAGGAGAAGTACACTGTCTGCCTCGGATACAACCCCTACGAGTCTGTCTTCGTCAAGCCCACCAGCTGCAAGCACGACAAGAGCTACTACATCGAGTACGAGTCCAAGTACACCAGCTCTTACTTCGAGGAGAAGTACGGCCACTACTACTCTTCTTCTTACTCCACCTCTTCTTACGACTCTGGTTACCACGCTGGTTACTACACTGCCGAATACTGCTGCCTCGAGTGCACCACCATCTACGATGAGTGCTGCGCTGTTCCCGGTGCCGATATCGCTATCTGCAAGGAGAAGTACACTGTCTGCCTCGGATACAAccccttcatcatcgtcccCTGGGAGGTGCCTACTGTCTGCAAGCACGAGGAGTCTTACTACAAGGAGTATGAGTCCAAGCACGGCGAGTCTTACTACAACTCCAAGTACGACAAGTCCTACGAGCACTCCGAGGTTGAGGTCGATGTTGAGCAATGCTGCATCGAGTGCACTACTATCTACGATGAGTGCTGTGCCGTCCCTGGTGCCGATATTGCTATCTGCAAGGAGAAGTACACCGTCTGCCTTGGATACAACCCCTTCATTGTTGTCCCTTGGGTGAAGCCTACTGTCTGCAAGCACGGAGACTCTGGCAAGACTGACTACGGCCAcaaggaggttgaggttaCCGTTGAGGAGTGCTGTGTCCAGTGCACTACTGTCTATGATGAGTGCTGTGCCGTCCCTGGTGCCGATATCGCTATCTGCAAGGAGAAGTACACCATCTGCCTCGGCTACAACCCTTGGGATGTTACCCCCTTCGTCAAGCCTACTGTCTGCAAGCACGGTGAGGACTATGGTTCCAAGGGAAACAACAACAAGGGcggctccagctccagctccagctccagctctGAGGAGGAGTGCTGTGTCCAGTGCACTACTGTCTACGATGAGTGCTGCTCCATTGACGGCCACGACATCGAGGTCTGCAAGAAGGAGTACGTCGTCTGCCTTGGCTACAACCCCTGGGACGTTACCCCCTTCGTCAAGCCCACTGTCTGCAAGCACGGCGAGGACTCCGGCTCCAAGGGAAACAACAACGGtggctccagctccagctccagcaagtCCGATGACTACTCCAAGACCTCTGGCTCCAAGTCCGACAGCTCCAGCAAGTCCGGCTCCGATGAGGAGTGCGCTGTTGAGTGCACCACTGTCTACAAGGCCTGCTGCGATGCTTCCGGTGCCATCATTGAGACCTGCAAGACTGCCTACACCACCTGCCTCGGCTTCAACCCTTGGGACGTCACTCCCTATGTTGAACCTACCGTTTGCAAGAAGGGTGGCAAGCCttctggtgatgatgttgtcatCGTATCCGGTGGTGAGCGTGTCCGCCCTGTCCTGGCTCTCCTTGCCATGGGTGCCATTGCTCTCCTCTGTTAGTACTCCCCTTCTATTCACACCAACCCACACTAACGCTCTCACAGAAACGACTAGCGACTATGTCGCCGCATAATCTTCGCTTCGTTCTTCTATTTCCACTCCGTTGCTCTGGGGCACCCGCACCTTACCTTCTTACTTTCTCAGTGGGCTGCCTGTTTCTGTGCAGTGGATGCTTAACATTCTTATCGTTTGATGATCTTATGGTTTTATGGGTGTTGCCGCATACTCGGCCTAAAATAGTGCACGATAGACACGTACGTAATATCGACGACTGGATGGAGATTCTCTGGATGGCGGTCCTGGGCTCTTGGGGGCGATTACATGTATTCCATAGTCTACTTTAGACTCTGTGTCCAGAGATCAATTCACTTACTTCTCTGTCAACTGTTTATCTCGACCGTGAGCTTACGTGGTTTGCATTCCATTTTTATTTGAGTTTCGTATTGTAGTAACATCCCCGGTGTTCAAATTGTGTTCAATGCGACGTTGTAAACGGCAGTTACGGCACTTGATTTTGACCTTGAGCATGGACGTTGGCCTTCATTTGCAAGTATCCACTAGCTAGTGGAGGAAATGAAGGGCTCTGCAGGTGCGTGAAACGCGTGTACCCCGGATTTTCTCATCTGCGGGATGAAAACATGGCAAATGATTAATCCACCAAACGAAGCAGCTCAAAGTGCATCTAGATCTGGCCACAATCCGATCGAAATGGGCTGCTACACTTGTTCAAGTTAGTCACTTTGGGGGCATGGCAATCGACTTGAAACGGCTGAAACCAACAGCGGAAGCTTACGCTCCGGACAAACCGgatcatccttgacaaggGACCTCGTGTTTTTAATGAGCAAATTATTCTCCACCAATCACAAGAAACTCCCTTGAGCTGTGTCTGGAGTATAGAGTTGGAGTTATATGACGATGTACTAAGAGATGAAGTTAAAAATGCTACATAAATACTGAGACTCTTGACgttttgttgttggttcCATCTCTCATCGTTGGCTTGTTTCGATTATCCTGATCTACATCACCATGAAGTTCCTCACAACATTGAGTTTCGTCACAGCGGCGTTCGCTGCTAGTCGAACGACTGCGCCCTCTGGATGTATAACTGTCAAGAAGTCACCCGGAAGCGGTCAGTTCGGCACCGTTCAAGCTGCAGTCGACTCTCTCTCGACTACAGCATCTGGAAAGCAATGCATCTTCATTGACCAGGGTACCTACAACGAGCAGGTCCTTGTTCCTAGTCGCAGCGCTCAACTGTCTATCTACGGATACACTACCGACACTAGCGGATACAGCGGCAACAAGGTCACCATCACAGCGAAGAAGAGCCAGGCTGACGGCCTCAACAACGATGGCACTGCTACTCTTCgtgtcaaggctgccaaCTTCAAGCTTTACAACGTCAATGTTGCCAACACTTATGGAAAGGGCAGCCAGGCTGTTGCTCTGAGCGCCTATGCCGACAGCGGATACTAGTATGTCAACTGGCAACCCTACATGGATTATTACTGACTAGCTGCAGCGGCGTTGCTCTTACTGGATTCCAGGATACTCTTCTTGCCCAGCAGGGCTACCAGCTGTACTCTAAATGTCTTATTCAGGGTGCTACTGACTTCATCTTCGGCCAGACTGCTTCCGCCTGGTTCGAGAAGATCGACCTTCGAGTTGTCGCCGCCTCAGTTGGCTACATCACTGGTATGCTATTCATCCCCAAGTATCAAGCACAATTACTAACTCCAAGCAGCCAACGGCCGTGACTCTGACTCCAACATGTCTTACTACGTCTTCAACAACTGCAACATTGCCGCAGCTGCCGGCAACACCGTCGCCAACGGTGCTTACTACCTTGGTCGACCTTGGCGCCAGTATGCCCGTGTTGTCTTCCAGAAGACTAACATGACCTCTGTCATCAACTCCAAGGGCTGGTCTATCTGGAACACTGGTGAGGAGAACACTGCCCACGTCTTGTTTGGAGAGTATGGCAACACTGGTGCTGGTTCTCAGGGTCAGCGTGCCTCTTTCGCTACCAACCTCTCCTCTGCAGTTTCTATCTCTACTGTTCTCTCCGGAAACTACGCTTCCAAGGGCTTCTACGATGCTTCTTACATGTAGAGCATGCAAAAAGAGAAAGCTAAAGTTATAATGATGGTTGCTGAGTTGACATACATATGACTCATGGCCACCTACCATTCGAAGTACATATTGGAGCATTTGAGTCAATATTATTGATAGACTAAATACATGTGCCACGTTATCAATTGCTCATTTCCTGTGGTTATCTATTGTCGCTTCCTTCCTGGACTGCTTTCAAAAGTGCTAgtagccttcttggcctATTACTGAGAAACTGTAGAGAAACAAGGTTATGAGGTACCCAATCATTTTGGCATAATTGTATTGgcttatataatctattcGTCACATATGCGCTTTGAGAGATACCAGGCAGTTATATAATGACCGTTTCGAAAGGCTAGGCAGGATCCGTGGAGAtagacagacagacagactAAAATTTCTGAAATTAGATACCAAATTCATTGATACAGTGTTGAGTAGATGGCCGAGAAGTGCTATCAGTCAGACAAAACGTTGTAACCTGGGCCAAAGGAATAATGAAGAACATATACTAAACTACTAAGGCAAAGCGACCTGCTTAACTCACCAAGTGCACTTGGTCGAAGTGTAGACATAAGTCCAACATGTCTGACAGATGTTCTCCCAACAGCCCGAAGGGCCACCGCAGGTGCCAGATGACTGCTTTGTCAGTTTGAAACATTTTCGTGTGCCACCAGAGTACACAACATGCGCCCTTTCTCTGTCTGAGTCGATACAAATTTGTTTGATCCAATCATACTTGGTTTTCCTGCAACCGTCATCGAAAGCGCCTAGGTTGTAATGCTTGCCGTCGTCGCCATAGTAGACAGACGAATAAACACGAATGGGTGCGGCCCCAGTTGTAACGTAGGTCTCAATTCGAGCTCCATCAGCGGCGCCTAGCAAGGAAAGTGCGAGTGTTGCAGTTGGGAGAGTGAGCTTCATTGTGGCTGCGGGACTTGGTCGGTCATGGTTAATATTGTGCAAAATTTAAGATCAGTTTACTTACGAATGAGTTTAAAAAGTTTTAAAACGTTGTAATAGTATAGACCAAGGAGGATTGTGTAAGCCGCTGAGGATCCATGGAGAAAATTCGTGGAGGAATCACTTACTTTATATAGGAAATCTCTCTCTGTCTAAACTAACTGCAGCTCCAAGAGCAGTCCAATAACATCTTCGTCGAATAAATCCCTCACATGTACTGTAAATTTTCGGGATGTCGGTAACCTCTTCATTAGGATACTAGATCATGCATCTCATGATGTTGGGCCCGGTGGACGGCCTGAAATGCGAGCATATTTGGCAGTTCTGACTGTGATTACTCGGAACGTCGACACAAAATCGAAGAAAATCGTCGTTCTCGACTCAGGCTCTGCGGCACGGTATCAGGTCATAAACCGGATTGGTAACCACTGCGGTGGTATTGAACATGATGTGCAGGCATCAATGCACTGCTCTGGTCAATCCGACGACTAGAAGATATTTGTCTTCCCATGTGCCCAACATTCGCCAATTCTACGTTTCCGCCCTCTGAAACAAAGAGGAGAGCCTGGAGGAAATGTCATGAATGACTCCAGAAGAGTGTGAACCGTCATTTACTAGTGGACGTTGATGTAGGGCAAGCAACTAGGTGCTCAAGATATAATCACTGTTCgtctttttttccctttcaAATCGAGGTTTGTATCCTTCTGGAGCAAGAGGAAGATTTGCCACTAGGTCAAGAAATGGGCTTCGATTGAATGGTGAGCTCAAAGAGTCACCATGACCTGATGATTCTGTcgttggttgttggttgttggttgttggttgttggttctGTCTGTTGTACGAGGTCATCT
Above is a window of Fusarium oxysporum Fo47 chromosome XII, complete sequence DNA encoding:
- a CDS encoding family 8 carbohydrate esterase, whose product is MKFLTTLSFVTAAFAASRTTAPSGCITVKKSPGSGQFGTVQAAVDSLSTTASGKQCIFIDQGTYNEQVLVPSRSAQLSIYGYTTDTSGYSGNKVTITAKKSQADGLNNDGTATLRVKAANFKLYNVNVANTYGKGSQAVALSAYADSGYYGVALTGFQDTLLAQQGYQLYSKCLIQGATDFIFGQTASAWFEKIDLRVVAASVGYITANGRDSDSNMSYYVFNNCNIAAAAGNTVANGAYYLGRPWRQYARVVFQKTNMTSVINSKGWSIWNTGEENTAHVLFGEYGNTGAGSQGQRASFATNLSSAVSISTVLSGNYASKGFYDASYM